The following are encoded together in the Oncorhynchus kisutch isolate 150728-3 linkage group LG8, Okis_V2, whole genome shotgun sequence genome:
- the LOC109895553 gene encoding transcription factor E2F8 isoform X1 yields the protein MPLAGDANKNERCTNVTSAIRWKMSSTLPESQNLSHKTQTTTSNHKGNVFAEPQVLTTTPRKVSTQGTVLTEIQSNMGPLTTPTKGKETGPSEPWTPTSNLKMLISAASPEIRNREKELCMDPEGGDAMDPELGEEGEKQISRKEKSLGLLCHKFLARYPDYPNPALNNDISLDDVAAELNVERRRIYDIMNVLESLHIVSRLAKNRYTWHGRANLPQTLAKLRQVGEEHRYGQQMQQIRQRSLEREFDSDGDEKENEEVGEVEGGGGGQKEMFFVELPGVEFKAASVNSRKDKSLRVMSQKFVMLFLVSTPRVVSLEVAARILIGEDQVADQDKSKFKTKVRRLYDIANVLRSLKLIEKVHVTEERGRKPAFEWTGPEDFPSVKETAATTATTKRTLESRTSIDNCAKNLFSSPGSKHSFTRHPSLIKLAKSIQEDRRKINSAPTSPVKNDSSSSEFFPTKMAQLAAICKIQLDQQSNKVVDRTPKPAVTVTKTVPDHEQKASKNPGAPQPPVLTPTEPRASTVHLTPQAQFTPQPTGAMSFHPAQCSPLIPVLLPQLLGGGPYAVYMHHSFRPHPLTRPQPTSLAVRSMTFEDKTGRSPSDATVHSHSPATNNLPTSSPSALKRVCSKRPSEESPSKAKKIDPSTRDTSPKLCEILQARLKARRGELLSNRPSPRALHLDPEFVNTPGSSVAAAANQTLEQNLETFLGEKVATSDSEAGLTPVRAVPLTPHHLHTETLIPTGYLIPISQQSPFSYKDIHNPESSKASTPTYIYHTPTAGSRLPPTQELTPTSLSLHRPPPASPFSAQGHRFHSPSPAILNFTLQNLGLIPGPGSVPACSPGTVQTPEHPSSVPLPQRGSMVFVKPMSPVPVQHQMTGPDGQPLTLISLQQVTTPKGTALTQHSFFHTPVSLSPLATMVTTSHGHTAPAGAKTVYIPQRKLEVTTEDT from the exons ATGCCTTTAGCTGGGGATGCGAACAAGAATGAGCGGTGTACAAATGTAACCAGTGCTATAAG GTGGAAAATGTCGAGCACTTTACCCGAATCACAGAATCTGAGCCATAAAACACAAACCACCACCTCTAATCACAAG GGTAATGTCTTTGCAGAGCCACAAGTACTGACAACAACACCAAGGAAAGTATCTACCCAAGGCACTGTGCTAACAGAGATTCAATCCAACATGGGACCCCTTACGACCCCAACTAAAGGAAAGGAAACTGGACCTAGTGAGCCTTGGACTCCAACCTCCAATTTGAAAATGCTGATCAGCGCTGCCAGCCCTGagatcaggaacagagagaaagagctgtGTATGGACCCTGAGGGAGGGGATGCCATG GACCCTGAGcttggagaggaaggggagaaacAGATCAGCAGAAAAGAGAAGAGTCTGGGTTTGCTCTGTCACAAGTTCCTTGCCCGCTACCCCGATTACCCCAACCCTGCACTCAACAACGACATCAGTCTGGATGATGTTGCTGCAGAGCTTA ACGTGGAGCGCAGGCGCATCTATGACATCATGAATGTGCTGGAGAGCCTGCACATTGTCAGCCGGCTAGCAAAGAATCGCTACACATGGCACGGACGCGCTAACCTGCCACAGACCCTGGCCAAGTTGCGGCAGGTGGGCGAGGAGCATCGCTACGGGCAACAGATGCAGCAGATCCGCCAGCGCAGCCTGGAAAGGGAGTTTGACTCGGACGGAGACGAGAAGGAGAATGAGGAGGTGGgggaagtggagggaggaggagggggccaGAAGGAGATGTTCTTTGTGGAGCTTCCTGGGGTGGAGTTTAAAGCAG CCTCGGTGAACAGCAGGAAGGACAAGTCTCTGAGGGTGATGAGCCAGAAGTTTGTCATGTTGTTCCTGGTGTCCACGCCTCGGGTGGTCAGTTTGGAGGTGGCTGCCAGGATCCTCATTGGAGAGGACCAGGTGGCTGATCAGGACAAGAGCAAGTTCAAGA ctaAGGTCCGCAGGCTGTATGATATAGCCAACGTGCTGCGGAGCCTGAAGCTGATAGAGAAGGTCcacgtgacagaggaaagagggaggaagccAGCCTTTGAATGGACCGGCCCTGAGGACTTCCCCAGTGTGAAGG AGACCGCTGCCACTACAGCCACTACCAAGAGGACACTTGAGTCTCGTACCTCCATAGACAACTGTGCCAAAAATCTATTTTCCTCTCCGGGGAGCAAACACAGCTTCACCCGCCACCCCTCCCTCATCAAACTGGCCAAGAGCATCCAGGAAGACCGACGCAAGATCAACTCGGCCCCCACCAGCCCTGTCAAGA ATGATTCCTCGAGCAGCGAGTTCTTTCCCACCAAAATGGCCCAACTAGCGGCAATCTGTAAGATCCAGCTTGACCAGCAATCAAACAA GGTTGTTGACAGGACACCTAAGCCTGCAGTTACTGTGACTAAGACAGTGCCAGATCATGAACAGAAAGCTTCTAAAAATCCAGGAGCTCCCCAGCCACCAGTATTAACACCCACAGAACCCCGTGCCAGCACTGTCCACCTCACCCCACAGGCACAGTTCACCCCCCAACCTACTGGGGCAATGTCCTTCCACCCTGCCCAGTGTTCACCCCTCATCCCTGTGCTGCTGCCCCAACTCCTGGGAGGTGGACCCTACGCCGTCTACATGCACCACTCCTTCAGGCCACACCCCCTAACCAGACCTCAGCCAACCAGCCTCGCTGTGCGCTCCATGACCTTCGAGGATAAGACGGGGCGGAGCCCGAGTGATGCCACAGTGCACAGCCACTCGCCTGCTACGAACAACCTGCCAACCAGCAGCCCCTCGGCACTAAAACGTGTGTGTTCAAAGAGACCCTCTGAGGAAAGCCCCTCCAAGGCCAAGAAGATTGACCCCAGCACCAGG gacaCGTCTCCTAAGCTGTGTGAGATCCTCCAGGCTCGTCTGAAGGCGCGTCGCGGGGAACTCCTCTCCAACCGTCCCTCGCCCCGAGCCCTCCACCTGGACCCTGAGTTTGTCAACACACCTGGGAGCTCCGTGGCCGCCGCAGCCAATCAGACACTGGAGCAGAACCTGGAGACCTTCCTGGGGGAGAAGGTCGCGACCTCAGACAGCGAGGCAGGGCTCACGCCGGTCAGAGCTGTTCCACTGACCCCCCACCACCTACacacagag actcTGATCCCCACTGGCTACCTGATCCCCATCTCCCAGCAGTCCCCCTTCAGCTACAAAGACATCCACAACCCCGAGAGCAGCAAAGCCTCCACACCCACCTACATCTACCACACACCCACTGCAG gcTCTAGACTTCCCCCGACCCAGGAGTTGACCCCCACCAGCCTCTCCCTCCACAGGCCTCCCCCTGCCTCGCCCTTCTCTGCCCAGGGGCACCGCTTCCACAGCCCCAGCCCTGCCATTCTCAACTTTACCCTGCAGAACCTGGGCCTCATCCCTGGGCCTGGCTCTGTACCTGCTTGCAGCCCTGGCACTGTCCAAACCCCGGAGCACCCCAGCTCCGTGCCCCTGCCTCAGAGGGGCAGCATGGTCTTCGTTAAGCCCATGTCCCCCGTGCCAGTCCAACACCAGATGACCGGCCCAGACGGGCAACCACTCACGCTAATCAGCCTACAGCAG gtGACCACGCCCAAAGGGACGGCCCTCACCCAGCACAGTTTCTTCCacacccctgtctccctctccccgctGGCTACCATGGTAACCACCAGCCACGGACACACGGCGCCGGCGGGCGCTAAAACCGTTTACATCCCTCAGAGGAAGCTGGAAGTCACCACTGAGGACACCTAA
- the LOC109895553 gene encoding transcription factor E2F8 isoform X2: MSSTLPESQNLSHKTQTTTSNHKGNVFAEPQVLTTTPRKVSTQGTVLTEIQSNMGPLTTPTKGKETGPSEPWTPTSNLKMLISAASPEIRNREKELCMDPEGGDAMDPELGEEGEKQISRKEKSLGLLCHKFLARYPDYPNPALNNDISLDDVAAELNVERRRIYDIMNVLESLHIVSRLAKNRYTWHGRANLPQTLAKLRQVGEEHRYGQQMQQIRQRSLEREFDSDGDEKENEEVGEVEGGGGGQKEMFFVELPGVEFKAASVNSRKDKSLRVMSQKFVMLFLVSTPRVVSLEVAARILIGEDQVADQDKSKFKTKVRRLYDIANVLRSLKLIEKVHVTEERGRKPAFEWTGPEDFPSVKETAATTATTKRTLESRTSIDNCAKNLFSSPGSKHSFTRHPSLIKLAKSIQEDRRKINSAPTSPVKNDSSSSEFFPTKMAQLAAICKIQLDQQSNKVVDRTPKPAVTVTKTVPDHEQKASKNPGAPQPPVLTPTEPRASTVHLTPQAQFTPQPTGAMSFHPAQCSPLIPVLLPQLLGGGPYAVYMHHSFRPHPLTRPQPTSLAVRSMTFEDKTGRSPSDATVHSHSPATNNLPTSSPSALKRVCSKRPSEESPSKAKKIDPSTRDTSPKLCEILQARLKARRGELLSNRPSPRALHLDPEFVNTPGSSVAAAANQTLEQNLETFLGEKVATSDSEAGLTPVRAVPLTPHHLHTETLIPTGYLIPISQQSPFSYKDIHNPESSKASTPTYIYHTPTAGSRLPPTQELTPTSLSLHRPPPASPFSAQGHRFHSPSPAILNFTLQNLGLIPGPGSVPACSPGTVQTPEHPSSVPLPQRGSMVFVKPMSPVPVQHQMTGPDGQPLTLISLQQVTTPKGTALTQHSFFHTPVSLSPLATMVTTSHGHTAPAGAKTVYIPQRKLEVTTEDT; encoded by the exons ATGTCGAGCACTTTACCCGAATCACAGAATCTGAGCCATAAAACACAAACCACCACCTCTAATCACAAG GGTAATGTCTTTGCAGAGCCACAAGTACTGACAACAACACCAAGGAAAGTATCTACCCAAGGCACTGTGCTAACAGAGATTCAATCCAACATGGGACCCCTTACGACCCCAACTAAAGGAAAGGAAACTGGACCTAGTGAGCCTTGGACTCCAACCTCCAATTTGAAAATGCTGATCAGCGCTGCCAGCCCTGagatcaggaacagagagaaagagctgtGTATGGACCCTGAGGGAGGGGATGCCATG GACCCTGAGcttggagaggaaggggagaaacAGATCAGCAGAAAAGAGAAGAGTCTGGGTTTGCTCTGTCACAAGTTCCTTGCCCGCTACCCCGATTACCCCAACCCTGCACTCAACAACGACATCAGTCTGGATGATGTTGCTGCAGAGCTTA ACGTGGAGCGCAGGCGCATCTATGACATCATGAATGTGCTGGAGAGCCTGCACATTGTCAGCCGGCTAGCAAAGAATCGCTACACATGGCACGGACGCGCTAACCTGCCACAGACCCTGGCCAAGTTGCGGCAGGTGGGCGAGGAGCATCGCTACGGGCAACAGATGCAGCAGATCCGCCAGCGCAGCCTGGAAAGGGAGTTTGACTCGGACGGAGACGAGAAGGAGAATGAGGAGGTGGgggaagtggagggaggaggagggggccaGAAGGAGATGTTCTTTGTGGAGCTTCCTGGGGTGGAGTTTAAAGCAG CCTCGGTGAACAGCAGGAAGGACAAGTCTCTGAGGGTGATGAGCCAGAAGTTTGTCATGTTGTTCCTGGTGTCCACGCCTCGGGTGGTCAGTTTGGAGGTGGCTGCCAGGATCCTCATTGGAGAGGACCAGGTGGCTGATCAGGACAAGAGCAAGTTCAAGA ctaAGGTCCGCAGGCTGTATGATATAGCCAACGTGCTGCGGAGCCTGAAGCTGATAGAGAAGGTCcacgtgacagaggaaagagggaggaagccAGCCTTTGAATGGACCGGCCCTGAGGACTTCCCCAGTGTGAAGG AGACCGCTGCCACTACAGCCACTACCAAGAGGACACTTGAGTCTCGTACCTCCATAGACAACTGTGCCAAAAATCTATTTTCCTCTCCGGGGAGCAAACACAGCTTCACCCGCCACCCCTCCCTCATCAAACTGGCCAAGAGCATCCAGGAAGACCGACGCAAGATCAACTCGGCCCCCACCAGCCCTGTCAAGA ATGATTCCTCGAGCAGCGAGTTCTTTCCCACCAAAATGGCCCAACTAGCGGCAATCTGTAAGATCCAGCTTGACCAGCAATCAAACAA GGTTGTTGACAGGACACCTAAGCCTGCAGTTACTGTGACTAAGACAGTGCCAGATCATGAACAGAAAGCTTCTAAAAATCCAGGAGCTCCCCAGCCACCAGTATTAACACCCACAGAACCCCGTGCCAGCACTGTCCACCTCACCCCACAGGCACAGTTCACCCCCCAACCTACTGGGGCAATGTCCTTCCACCCTGCCCAGTGTTCACCCCTCATCCCTGTGCTGCTGCCCCAACTCCTGGGAGGTGGACCCTACGCCGTCTACATGCACCACTCCTTCAGGCCACACCCCCTAACCAGACCTCAGCCAACCAGCCTCGCTGTGCGCTCCATGACCTTCGAGGATAAGACGGGGCGGAGCCCGAGTGATGCCACAGTGCACAGCCACTCGCCTGCTACGAACAACCTGCCAACCAGCAGCCCCTCGGCACTAAAACGTGTGTGTTCAAAGAGACCCTCTGAGGAAAGCCCCTCCAAGGCCAAGAAGATTGACCCCAGCACCAGG gacaCGTCTCCTAAGCTGTGTGAGATCCTCCAGGCTCGTCTGAAGGCGCGTCGCGGGGAACTCCTCTCCAACCGTCCCTCGCCCCGAGCCCTCCACCTGGACCCTGAGTTTGTCAACACACCTGGGAGCTCCGTGGCCGCCGCAGCCAATCAGACACTGGAGCAGAACCTGGAGACCTTCCTGGGGGAGAAGGTCGCGACCTCAGACAGCGAGGCAGGGCTCACGCCGGTCAGAGCTGTTCCACTGACCCCCCACCACCTACacacagag actcTGATCCCCACTGGCTACCTGATCCCCATCTCCCAGCAGTCCCCCTTCAGCTACAAAGACATCCACAACCCCGAGAGCAGCAAAGCCTCCACACCCACCTACATCTACCACACACCCACTGCAG gcTCTAGACTTCCCCCGACCCAGGAGTTGACCCCCACCAGCCTCTCCCTCCACAGGCCTCCCCCTGCCTCGCCCTTCTCTGCCCAGGGGCACCGCTTCCACAGCCCCAGCCCTGCCATTCTCAACTTTACCCTGCAGAACCTGGGCCTCATCCCTGGGCCTGGCTCTGTACCTGCTTGCAGCCCTGGCACTGTCCAAACCCCGGAGCACCCCAGCTCCGTGCCCCTGCCTCAGAGGGGCAGCATGGTCTTCGTTAAGCCCATGTCCCCCGTGCCAGTCCAACACCAGATGACCGGCCCAGACGGGCAACCACTCACGCTAATCAGCCTACAGCAG gtGACCACGCCCAAAGGGACGGCCCTCACCCAGCACAGTTTCTTCCacacccctgtctccctctccccgctGGCTACCATGGTAACCACCAGCCACGGACACACGGCGCCGGCGGGCGCTAAAACCGTTTACATCCCTCAGAGGAAGCTGGAAGTCACCACTGAGGACACCTAA
- the csrp3 gene encoding cysteine and glycine-rich protein 3 has translation MPNWGGGAKCAACEKTVYHAEEIQCNGRSFHKTCFICMACRKGLDSTTVAAHESEIYCKSCYGKKYGPKGYGYGQGAGALSSDPPGQNLDMQSQDSKPRPTSTNSNSSKFAHRFGSSDHCQRCSKAVYAAEKIMGAGKPWHKTCFRCLLCGKSLESTTVTDKDGELYCKVCYAKNFGPKGKGLGNMGMVEDGE, from the exons ATGCCAAACTGGGGCGGCGGGGCCAAGTGTGCGGCCTGTGAAAAGACTGTGTACCACGCTGAGGAGATCCAATGCAACGGGAGGAGCTTCCACAAGACCTGCTTCATCTGCA TGGCCTGCAGGAAAGGACTGGACAGTACAACAGTCGCAGCGCATGAGTCAGAGATCTACTGCAAGTCCTGCTACGGCAAGAAGTATGGGCCAAAAGGCTACGGGTACGGCCAGGGAGCTGGAGCCCTAAGCTCAGACCCCCCTGGACAGAACCTGGACATGCAATCTCAAGA CTCAAAGCCTCGCCCCACATCCACAAACTCCAACTCCAGTAAGTTTGCGCATAGGTTTGGAAGTTCAGATCACTGCCAAAGATGTTCGAAGGCTGTCTACGCAGCAGAGAAGATCATGGGGGCAGGAAAG CCTTGGCATAAAACCTGCTTCCGCTGTTTGCTGTGTGGGAAGAGCCTGGAGTCTACCACAGTGACAGACAAGGATGGGGAACTCTACTGTAAAG TTTGCTACGCCAAGAACTTCGGGCCGAAAGGAAAAGGGCTGGGGAACATGGGAATGGTGGAAGATGGAGAATGA